The following proteins come from a genomic window of Mariniflexile sp. TRM1-10:
- the argC gene encoding N-acetyl-gamma-glutamyl-phosphate reductase produces the protein MIQVGIIGGAGYTAGELIRLLINHPEVAIDFVYSTSNAGNNISSVHQDLFGDLDLKFTDTINPHVDVLFLCLGHGNSVKFLSANAFSQNTKIIDLGNDFRLEKDKVFHGKTFVYGLPELQRDAIKKANYIANPGCFATAIQLALLPLAEKGLLNSDVHINAVTGATGAGTSLSETSHFPWRDNNFSYYKPFTHQHLGEINQSVNQLQNGFDSEILFMPNRGNFSRGIFATVYTNFEGSLEEAKDVFKTFYKDAKFTFVSDEVLHLKQVVNTNKCLIHLHKHNNKLLVTSIIDNLLKGASGQAIQNMNLMFGLEEITGLQLKATYF, from the coding sequence ATGATTCAAGTAGGTATTATTGGAGGTGCGGGTTATACAGCAGGTGAACTAATTAGATTGTTAATTAATCATCCTGAAGTTGCTATTGACTTTGTGTACAGTACATCCAATGCTGGAAATAACATTAGCAGTGTGCACCAAGATTTATTTGGTGACCTAGACTTAAAATTTACCGACACCATTAATCCACATGTAGACGTGTTATTTTTATGTTTGGGTCATGGAAACTCTGTGAAATTTTTATCAGCTAATGCGTTTTCTCAAAATACGAAGATTATTGATTTAGGAAATGATTTCCGTCTTGAAAAAGACAAAGTATTTCATGGCAAAACCTTTGTTTACGGCTTACCGGAATTACAAAGAGACGCCATTAAAAAAGCAAATTATATAGCAAATCCAGGATGTTTTGCAACAGCTATTCAGTTGGCATTATTGCCACTTGCTGAAAAAGGATTGCTAAATAGCGATGTGCATATCAATGCAGTAACAGGTGCTACTGGCGCGGGAACATCATTGTCTGAAACCTCACATTTTCCATGGAGAGATAATAATTTTTCATATTACAAACCGTTTACGCACCAGCATTTAGGCGAGATTAACCAGTCGGTTAACCAATTGCAAAATGGTTTTGATTCAGAAATTTTATTTATGCCAAATAGAGGAAATTTTTCAAGAGGTATTTTTGCAACAGTTTATACTAATTTTGAAGGTAGTTTAGAAGAAGCTAAAGATGTGTTTAAAACGTTTTATAAAGATGCTAAATTTACGTTTGTTTCAGATGAGGTATTGCATTTAAAACAAGTGGTTAACACGAATAAGTGTTTAATCCATTTGCATAAACACAACAATAAATTATTGGTAACAAGTATTATTGATAATTTATTGAAAGGAGCTTCGGGCCAAGCGATTCAGAATATGAATTTAATGTTTGGTTTGGAAGAAATCACAGGGTTGCAATTAAAAGCAACGTATT